A part of Perca fluviatilis chromosome 15, GENO_Pfluv_1.0, whole genome shotgun sequence genomic DNA contains:
- the sp100.1 gene encoding nuclear body protein SP140 isoform X2 translates to MDPMDWLENEELLRFFHRHKTEMSCLEKPHTFLDQLRDHDLIAEDKYKKVRRMKSKDNMRKGLYEILDLLEKKQSQRIKTFWGCIFKETIMNQYPTLRLLHKSLMDVPESVEKEEADEGKRKELSEDEEEGEKKQKTSVKKKRKLRSSSVRNNDEEEEEQAGPSSQFTPRKKSKKLCFSSPLKKGEKNDIWTWPIYKLQLPVTCGDRNGTLNRHRLAKGEKCIVVDRKWLTPNEFERFVGKQSHKNWKLSIKCMGTPLAKLIKEGHLKAGKYKGGCKKAKQPLFPSDHLTGSEREEDEEEDCDLEEQVLSSSRGSFTDDTDGVGELEEQTEQQPEASNDSGRKVFKVTCGALAGTLHKKRFASGTCGKSIRTETSWMTPVEFVNKASCQTSGCWRKDIKWEGEPIGVLLEAKILESHSLLCKCKLCRPDCKDLLSRLSWQENQKNDDECSICKTGEEEEEELVVCDNCPRSFHQKCHLPHVEDTMLGDDSLWMCTFCVFGTNKGWLYMDELEREAAMSRQISRCMLQCQYLLLYLCDADEEQIFATNPCLYLLDYSATITTPMWLGNVADKLQKQLYQTVGEFVSDIQLIFTNCATYNRDKAEFLAVGSRLKNLFDKEFNNVFNIKEETVEW, encoded by the exons ATGGACCCGATGGATTGGCTTGAGAATGAGGAACTTTTGCGGTTTTTCCACCGCCATAAAACCGAGATGTCCTGCCTGGAGAAACCGCACACCTTTCTCGACCAGCTCAGGGACCACGACCTGATCGCAGAGGACAAATACAAG AAAGTGCGTCGCATGAAGAGTAAAGACAACATGAGGAAAGGTCTTTATGAAATTTTGGACTTGTTGGAGAAAAAACAATCGCAGCGCATCAAGACGTTCTGGGGTTGCATCTTCAAGGAGACCATCATGAACCAGTATCCCACCCTGCGGCTTCTCCACAAAAGTCTCATGGACG TGCCCGAGAGCGTGGAAAAGGAAGAGGCAGATGAAGGGAAAAGGAAGGAGCTTTcagaagatgaggaggagggagagaagaagcAAAAAACCTCTgtgaaaaagaagagaaaactaAGAAGTAGCAGCGTGCGCAAtaatgatgaagaggaggaggagcaggccgGTCCATCATCTCAGTTCACTCCAAGGAAAAAATCCAAGAAACTCTGCTTCT CCTCTCCCCTGAAGAAGGGAGAGAAGAACGACATTTGGACCTGGCCCATCTATAAGCTCCAGCTGCCTGTGACCTGCGGAGACCGGAACGGGACACTGAACAGACACCGACTGGCTAAAG GGGAGAAGTGCATTGTGGTTGACAGAAAGTGGTTAACTCCCAATGAATTTGAGAGGTTTGTGGGAAAGCAGAGCCATAAGAACTGGAAGTTGAGCATTAAATGTATGGGCACCCCACTGGCAAAACTAATAAAG GAAGGTCACCTGAAAGCAGGGAAGTACAAAGGAGGGTGTAAAAAG GCCAAGCAGCCCCTGTTCCCATCTGATCATTTAACAG GTTCTGAgagagaagaagatgaagaggaggactGTGACCTGGAAGAACAGGTTTTGTCAAGCAGCAGAGGAAGTTTCACAGATGATACAG ATGGAGTAGGAGAGCTGGAGGAACAGACTGAGCAGCAGCCAGAAGCCAGCAATGACAGCGGCAGGAAGGTGTTCAAAGTTACATGTGGAGCTTTAGCGGGGACCTTACACAAAAAACGATTTGCGTCGG GGACTTGTGGGAAGAGTATTCGCACTGAGACCAGCTGGATGACCCCAGTGGAGTTTGTGAACAAGGCATCATGTCAGACAAGTGGCTGCTGGAGGAAAGACATCAAGTGGGAAGGGGAACCAATCGGTGTCCTCTTAGAG GCAAAGATCTTGGAGTCCCACTCACTGCTGTGCAAATGCAAACTGTGCAGACCAGATTGTAAAGACCTG CTGTCACGTCTGTCTTGGCAGGAGAATCAGAAAAACGATGATGAGTGTAGCATCTGTAAAactggagaagaagaagaagaagagttggTGGTGTGTGATAACTGCCCCCGCTCCTTCCACCAGAAATGTCACCTGCCTCATGTAGAAGACACCATGTTAGG GGACGATAGTCTATGGATGTGTACATTCTGTGTATTTGGAACCAATAAAGGGTGGCTTTACATGGATGAGCTGGAAAGGGAAGCAGCCATGTCTCGCCAAATATCCCGTTGCATGCTG CAGTGCCAGTATCTCCTTCTGTATCTGTGCGATGCTGACGAGGAACAAATATTTGCTACAAACCCATGCCTCTAT TTGTTAGACTACTCCGCTACGATCACGACTCCGATGTGGCTGGGTAATGTAGCAGACAAACTTCAGAAGCAACTCTACCAGACTGTTGGAGAGTTTGTGTCCGACATCCAGCTCATTTTCACCAACTGTGCCACATACAACCGA GACAAGGCTGAATTCCTTGCCGTGGGCAGCAGACTGAAGAATTTATTTGACAAGGAATTTAACAATGTGTTCAACATCAAAGAAGAGACTGTTGAATGGTAA
- the sp100.1 gene encoding nuclear body protein SP140 isoform X1 produces the protein MDPMDWLENEELLRFFHRHKTEMSCLEKPHTFLDQLRDHDLIAEDKYKKVRRMKSKDNMRKGLYEILDLLEKKQSQRIKTFWGCIFKETIMNQYPTLRLLHKSLMDGSFHFEVPESVEKEEADEGKRKELSEDEEEGEKKQKTSVKKKRKLRSSSVRNNDEEEEEQAGPSSQFTPRKKSKKLCFSSPLKKGEKNDIWTWPIYKLQLPVTCGDRNGTLNRHRLAKGEKCIVVDRKWLTPNEFERFVGKQSHKNWKLSIKCMGTPLAKLIKEGHLKAGKYKGGCKKAKQPLFPSDHLTGSEREEDEEEDCDLEEQVLSSSRGSFTDDTDGVGELEEQTEQQPEASNDSGRKVFKVTCGALAGTLHKKRFASGTCGKSIRTETSWMTPVEFVNKASCQTSGCWRKDIKWEGEPIGVLLEAKILESHSLLCKCKLCRPDCKDLLSRLSWQENQKNDDECSICKTGEEEEEELVVCDNCPRSFHQKCHLPHVEDTMLGDDSLWMCTFCVFGTNKGWLYMDELEREAAMSRQISRCMLQCQYLLLYLCDADEEQIFATNPCLYLLDYSATITTPMWLGNVADKLQKQLYQTVGEFVSDIQLIFTNCATYNRDKAEFLAVGSRLKNLFDKEFNNVFNIKEETVEW, from the exons ATGGACCCGATGGATTGGCTTGAGAATGAGGAACTTTTGCGGTTTTTCCACCGCCATAAAACCGAGATGTCCTGCCTGGAGAAACCGCACACCTTTCTCGACCAGCTCAGGGACCACGACCTGATCGCAGAGGACAAATACAAG AAAGTGCGTCGCATGAAGAGTAAAGACAACATGAGGAAAGGTCTTTATGAAATTTTGGACTTGTTGGAGAAAAAACAATCGCAGCGCATCAAGACGTTCTGGGGTTGCATCTTCAAGGAGACCATCATGAACCAGTATCCCACCCTGCGGCTTCTCCACAAAAGTCTCATGGACG GGTCTTTCCATTTTGAAGTGCCCGAGAGCGTGGAAAAGGAAGAGGCAGATGAAGGGAAAAGGAAGGAGCTTTcagaagatgaggaggagggagagaagaagcAAAAAACCTCTgtgaaaaagaagagaaaactaAGAAGTAGCAGCGTGCGCAAtaatgatgaagaggaggaggagcaggccgGTCCATCATCTCAGTTCACTCCAAGGAAAAAATCCAAGAAACTCTGCTTCT CCTCTCCCCTGAAGAAGGGAGAGAAGAACGACATTTGGACCTGGCCCATCTATAAGCTCCAGCTGCCTGTGACCTGCGGAGACCGGAACGGGACACTGAACAGACACCGACTGGCTAAAG GGGAGAAGTGCATTGTGGTTGACAGAAAGTGGTTAACTCCCAATGAATTTGAGAGGTTTGTGGGAAAGCAGAGCCATAAGAACTGGAAGTTGAGCATTAAATGTATGGGCACCCCACTGGCAAAACTAATAAAG GAAGGTCACCTGAAAGCAGGGAAGTACAAAGGAGGGTGTAAAAAG GCCAAGCAGCCCCTGTTCCCATCTGATCATTTAACAG GTTCTGAgagagaagaagatgaagaggaggactGTGACCTGGAAGAACAGGTTTTGTCAAGCAGCAGAGGAAGTTTCACAGATGATACAG ATGGAGTAGGAGAGCTGGAGGAACAGACTGAGCAGCAGCCAGAAGCCAGCAATGACAGCGGCAGGAAGGTGTTCAAAGTTACATGTGGAGCTTTAGCGGGGACCTTACACAAAAAACGATTTGCGTCGG GGACTTGTGGGAAGAGTATTCGCACTGAGACCAGCTGGATGACCCCAGTGGAGTTTGTGAACAAGGCATCATGTCAGACAAGTGGCTGCTGGAGGAAAGACATCAAGTGGGAAGGGGAACCAATCGGTGTCCTCTTAGAG GCAAAGATCTTGGAGTCCCACTCACTGCTGTGCAAATGCAAACTGTGCAGACCAGATTGTAAAGACCTG CTGTCACGTCTGTCTTGGCAGGAGAATCAGAAAAACGATGATGAGTGTAGCATCTGTAAAactggagaagaagaagaagaagagttggTGGTGTGTGATAACTGCCCCCGCTCCTTCCACCAGAAATGTCACCTGCCTCATGTAGAAGACACCATGTTAGG GGACGATAGTCTATGGATGTGTACATTCTGTGTATTTGGAACCAATAAAGGGTGGCTTTACATGGATGAGCTGGAAAGGGAAGCAGCCATGTCTCGCCAAATATCCCGTTGCATGCTG CAGTGCCAGTATCTCCTTCTGTATCTGTGCGATGCTGACGAGGAACAAATATTTGCTACAAACCCATGCCTCTAT TTGTTAGACTACTCCGCTACGATCACGACTCCGATGTGGCTGGGTAATGTAGCAGACAAACTTCAGAAGCAACTCTACCAGACTGTTGGAGAGTTTGTGTCCGACATCCAGCTCATTTTCACCAACTGTGCCACATACAACCGA GACAAGGCTGAATTCCTTGCCGTGGGCAGCAGACTGAAGAATTTATTTGACAAGGAATTTAACAATGTGTTCAACATCAAAGAAGAGACTGTTGAATGGTAA
- the sp100.1 gene encoding nuclear body protein SP140 isoform X3, which translates to MDPMDWLENEELLRFFHRHKTEMSCLEKPHTFLDQLRDHDLIAEDKYKKVRRMKSKDNMRKGLYEILDLLEKKQSQRIKTFWGCIFKETIMNQYPTLRLLHKSLMDGSFHFEVPESVEKEEADEGKRKELSEDEEEGEKKQKTSVKKKRKLRSSSVRNNDEEEEEQAGPSSQFTPRKKSKKLCFSSPLKKGEKNDIWTWPIYKLQLPVTCGDRNGTLNRHRLAKGEKCIVVDRKWLTPNEFERFVGKQSHKNWKLSIKCMGTPLAKLIKEGHLKAGKYKGGCKKAKQPLFPSDHLTGSEREEDEEEDCDLEEQVLSSSRGSFTDDTDGVGELEEQTEQQPEASNDSGRKVFKVTCGALAGTLHKKRFASGTCGKSIRTETSWMTPVEFVNKASCQTSGCWRKDIKWEGEPIGVLLEAKILESHSLLCKCKLCRPDCKDLENQKNDDECSICKTGEEEEEELVVCDNCPRSFHQKCHLPHVEDTMLGDDSLWMCTFCVFGTNKGWLYMDELEREAAMSRQISRCMLQCQYLLLYLCDADEEQIFATNPCLYLLDYSATITTPMWLGNVADKLQKQLYQTVGEFVSDIQLIFTNCATYNRDKAEFLAVGSRLKNLFDKEFNNVFNIKEETVEW; encoded by the exons ATGGACCCGATGGATTGGCTTGAGAATGAGGAACTTTTGCGGTTTTTCCACCGCCATAAAACCGAGATGTCCTGCCTGGAGAAACCGCACACCTTTCTCGACCAGCTCAGGGACCACGACCTGATCGCAGAGGACAAATACAAG AAAGTGCGTCGCATGAAGAGTAAAGACAACATGAGGAAAGGTCTTTATGAAATTTTGGACTTGTTGGAGAAAAAACAATCGCAGCGCATCAAGACGTTCTGGGGTTGCATCTTCAAGGAGACCATCATGAACCAGTATCCCACCCTGCGGCTTCTCCACAAAAGTCTCATGGACG GGTCTTTCCATTTTGAAGTGCCCGAGAGCGTGGAAAAGGAAGAGGCAGATGAAGGGAAAAGGAAGGAGCTTTcagaagatgaggaggagggagagaagaagcAAAAAACCTCTgtgaaaaagaagagaaaactaAGAAGTAGCAGCGTGCGCAAtaatgatgaagaggaggaggagcaggccgGTCCATCATCTCAGTTCACTCCAAGGAAAAAATCCAAGAAACTCTGCTTCT CCTCTCCCCTGAAGAAGGGAGAGAAGAACGACATTTGGACCTGGCCCATCTATAAGCTCCAGCTGCCTGTGACCTGCGGAGACCGGAACGGGACACTGAACAGACACCGACTGGCTAAAG GGGAGAAGTGCATTGTGGTTGACAGAAAGTGGTTAACTCCCAATGAATTTGAGAGGTTTGTGGGAAAGCAGAGCCATAAGAACTGGAAGTTGAGCATTAAATGTATGGGCACCCCACTGGCAAAACTAATAAAG GAAGGTCACCTGAAAGCAGGGAAGTACAAAGGAGGGTGTAAAAAG GCCAAGCAGCCCCTGTTCCCATCTGATCATTTAACAG GTTCTGAgagagaagaagatgaagaggaggactGTGACCTGGAAGAACAGGTTTTGTCAAGCAGCAGAGGAAGTTTCACAGATGATACAG ATGGAGTAGGAGAGCTGGAGGAACAGACTGAGCAGCAGCCAGAAGCCAGCAATGACAGCGGCAGGAAGGTGTTCAAAGTTACATGTGGAGCTTTAGCGGGGACCTTACACAAAAAACGATTTGCGTCGG GGACTTGTGGGAAGAGTATTCGCACTGAGACCAGCTGGATGACCCCAGTGGAGTTTGTGAACAAGGCATCATGTCAGACAAGTGGCTGCTGGAGGAAAGACATCAAGTGGGAAGGGGAACCAATCGGTGTCCTCTTAGAG GCAAAGATCTTGGAGTCCCACTCACTGCTGTGCAAATGCAAACTGTGCAGACCAGATTGTAAAGACCTG GAGAATCAGAAAAACGATGATGAGTGTAGCATCTGTAAAactggagaagaagaagaagaagagttggTGGTGTGTGATAACTGCCCCCGCTCCTTCCACCAGAAATGTCACCTGCCTCATGTAGAAGACACCATGTTAGG GGACGATAGTCTATGGATGTGTACATTCTGTGTATTTGGAACCAATAAAGGGTGGCTTTACATGGATGAGCTGGAAAGGGAAGCAGCCATGTCTCGCCAAATATCCCGTTGCATGCTG CAGTGCCAGTATCTCCTTCTGTATCTGTGCGATGCTGACGAGGAACAAATATTTGCTACAAACCCATGCCTCTAT TTGTTAGACTACTCCGCTACGATCACGACTCCGATGTGGCTGGGTAATGTAGCAGACAAACTTCAGAAGCAACTCTACCAGACTGTTGGAGAGTTTGTGTCCGACATCCAGCTCATTTTCACCAACTGTGCCACATACAACCGA GACAAGGCTGAATTCCTTGCCGTGGGCAGCAGACTGAAGAATTTATTTGACAAGGAATTTAACAATGTGTTCAACATCAAAGAAGAGACTGTTGAATGGTAA
- the sp100.1 gene encoding nuclear body protein SP140-like protein isoform X4 — MDPMDWLENEELLRFFHRHKTEMSCLEKPHTFLDQLRDHDLIAEDKYKKVRRMKSKDNMRKGLYEILDLLEKKQSQRIKTFWGCIFKETIMNQYPTLRLLHKSLMDGSFHFEVPESVEKEEADEGKRKELSEDEEEGEKKQKTSVKKKRKLRSSSVRNNDEEEEEQAGPSSQFTPRKKSKKLCFCSEREEDEEEDCDLEEQVLSSSRGSFTDDTDGVGELEEQTEQQPEASNDSGRKVFKVTCGALAGTLHKKRFASGTCGKSIRTETSWMTPVEFVNKASCQTSGCWRKDIKWEGEPIGVLLEAKILESHSLLCKCKLCRPDCKDLLSRLSWQENQKNDDECSICKTGEEEEEELVVCDNCPRSFHQKCHLPHVEDTMLGDDSLWMCTFCVFGTNKGWLYMDELEREAAMSRQISRCMLQCQYLLLYLCDADEEQIFATNPCLYLLDYSATITTPMWLGNVADKLQKQLYQTVGEFVSDIQLIFTNCATYNRDKAEFLAVGSRLKNLFDKEFNNVFNIKEETVEW; from the exons ATGGACCCGATGGATTGGCTTGAGAATGAGGAACTTTTGCGGTTTTTCCACCGCCATAAAACCGAGATGTCCTGCCTGGAGAAACCGCACACCTTTCTCGACCAGCTCAGGGACCACGACCTGATCGCAGAGGACAAATACAAG AAAGTGCGTCGCATGAAGAGTAAAGACAACATGAGGAAAGGTCTTTATGAAATTTTGGACTTGTTGGAGAAAAAACAATCGCAGCGCATCAAGACGTTCTGGGGTTGCATCTTCAAGGAGACCATCATGAACCAGTATCCCACCCTGCGGCTTCTCCACAAAAGTCTCATGGACG GGTCTTTCCATTTTGAAGTGCCCGAGAGCGTGGAAAAGGAAGAGGCAGATGAAGGGAAAAGGAAGGAGCTTTcagaagatgaggaggagggagagaagaagcAAAAAACCTCTgtgaaaaagaagagaaaactaAGAAGTAGCAGCGTGCGCAAtaatgatgaagaggaggaggagcaggccgGTCCATCATCTCAGTTCACTCCAAGGAAAAAATCCAAGAAACTCTGCTTCT GTTCTGAgagagaagaagatgaagaggaggactGTGACCTGGAAGAACAGGTTTTGTCAAGCAGCAGAGGAAGTTTCACAGATGATACAG ATGGAGTAGGAGAGCTGGAGGAACAGACTGAGCAGCAGCCAGAAGCCAGCAATGACAGCGGCAGGAAGGTGTTCAAAGTTACATGTGGAGCTTTAGCGGGGACCTTACACAAAAAACGATTTGCGTCGG GGACTTGTGGGAAGAGTATTCGCACTGAGACCAGCTGGATGACCCCAGTGGAGTTTGTGAACAAGGCATCATGTCAGACAAGTGGCTGCTGGAGGAAAGACATCAAGTGGGAAGGGGAACCAATCGGTGTCCTCTTAGAG GCAAAGATCTTGGAGTCCCACTCACTGCTGTGCAAATGCAAACTGTGCAGACCAGATTGTAAAGACCTG CTGTCACGTCTGTCTTGGCAGGAGAATCAGAAAAACGATGATGAGTGTAGCATCTGTAAAactggagaagaagaagaagaagagttggTGGTGTGTGATAACTGCCCCCGCTCCTTCCACCAGAAATGTCACCTGCCTCATGTAGAAGACACCATGTTAGG GGACGATAGTCTATGGATGTGTACATTCTGTGTATTTGGAACCAATAAAGGGTGGCTTTACATGGATGAGCTGGAAAGGGAAGCAGCCATGTCTCGCCAAATATCCCGTTGCATGCTG CAGTGCCAGTATCTCCTTCTGTATCTGTGCGATGCTGACGAGGAACAAATATTTGCTACAAACCCATGCCTCTAT TTGTTAGACTACTCCGCTACGATCACGACTCCGATGTGGCTGGGTAATGTAGCAGACAAACTTCAGAAGCAACTCTACCAGACTGTTGGAGAGTTTGTGTCCGACATCCAGCTCATTTTCACCAACTGTGCCACATACAACCGA GACAAGGCTGAATTCCTTGCCGTGGGCAGCAGACTGAAGAATTTATTTGACAAGGAATTTAACAATGTGTTCAACATCAAAGAAGAGACTGTTGAATGGTAA
- the LOC120574777 gene encoding uncharacterized protein LOC120574777, translating into MEGHLQRGCSDVATMHVKTEAVEENPSALVLGSRESPAPCGDTACRGGGGGGGGGGGGGGVGGDQTAEEPPVLLYPVSTERFFATSVDGKTYLKIAPASAMPPAPSEKTLPSGSDFSSKAVLCLIEAVGRRWGLYETRERSQLFQSVQEEMASKGHVLPVEKIRRKWNNLIVTYKRVKDRSRETGHAKTSWEFFDLMDATLCDTVGTQIVNTKRNKGSNTVSTLPGPLAKIAAKPQFPPTPIIRPDGDFASTGGVDSAGQGAVSSQTISSVAAITSVTTATMCPTHAPELKPLIVLNSDIVPTSIHPATIVPSPSFISSPCFTETASTSPSLGSTGNTDLNTSRYVGRKAPSFSSGVVAPFRLSNAPLGNNPSLLGLSSSFIPTSSCLTSSISTSLSTRTASGTEGDNEKGSEGRSSATLFQEVLQRQEEQAYLDRVARRRVEAREKRRERREVRMAESIGRIATALELLSSKQDTVIALLQRLADRK; encoded by the exons ATGGAGGGGCATCTGCAAAGAGGCTGCAGCGACGTGGCGACTATGCATGTGAAAACTGAAGCGGTCGAGGAGAATCCATCTGCGCTGGTTTTGGGCAGCCGAGAGTCGCCTGCGCCCTGCGGAGATACCGCAtgcagaggaggggggggaggaggaggaggaggaggaggaggaggaggagtggggggGGATCAGACTGCAGAGGAGCCTCCCGTACTGCTGT ACCCCGTGAGTACAGAGCGCTTCTTCGCCACATCAGTGGATGGAAAAACGTACCTGAAGATAGCTCCAG CTTCAGCGATGCCACCTGCTCCGTCAGAGAAGACGCTTCCGTCCGGCTCCGATTTCTCCTCCAAAGCCGTTTTGTGTCTGATAGAGGCCGTCGGGCGCCGCTGGGGCCTGTACGAGACACGGGAACGCTCACAGCTCTTCCAGAGTGTCCAGGAGGAGATGGCCTCCAAGGGGCACGTGCTTCCTGTCGAAAAGATCCGCCGCAAGTGGAACAACCTCATCGTCACATACAAGAGGGTCAAAGACCGCAGCCGGGAGACGGGACACGCTAAAACGTCCTGGGAGTTCTTCGAT CTGATGGACGCCACACTCTGTGACACGGTTGGCACTCAGATTGTCAACACCAAAAGAAACAAGGGCAGCAACACGGTTTCCACTCTGCCTGGCCCTTTGGCAAAGATTGCTGCAAAACCACAGTTTCCGCCCACCCCCATCATCCGCCCCGATGGGGACTTTGCTTCCACTGGTGGGGTGGACTCAGCGGGTCAGGGAGCCGTCAGCAGTCAAACCATCAGTAGCGTTGCGGCCATTACCTCAGTGACTACAGCCACCATGTGCCCGACACATGCTCCGGAGCTCAAGCCCCTGATCGTCCTCAACAGTGACATTGTTCCAACCAGCATCCATCCAGCCACCATTGTGCCATCTCCATCTTTTATCTCCTCGCCTTGTTTCACAGAGACAGCTTCTACTTCCCCTTCCCTTGGCTCGACTGGCAACACAGACCTCAACACGTCGCGCTACGTTGGCCGCAAAGCTCCATCATTCTCGTCAGGCGTCGTCGCACCCTTTCGCCTTAGCAACGCGCCGCTCGGCAACAATCCGAGTCTCCTcggcctctcctcctctttcatcCCGACCTCCTCTTGTCTCACTTCTTCCATTTCCACCTCGTTATCCACAAGAACCGCGTCGGGAACCGAAGGAGACAACGAGAAGGGAAGCGAGGGGCGGAGCAGCGCCACTTTGTTCCAGGAGGTTCTGCAGCGGCAGGAGGAGCAGGCCTACCTCGACCGAGTGGCTCGCCGCAGGGTGGAAGCCCGAGAGAAGAGGCGCGAGAGGAGGGAGGTACGGATGGCAGAGTCCATCGGCAGGATAGCCACCGCCCTGGAGCTGCTCTCCTCCAAACAGGACACGGTCATCGCCCTCCTGCAGAGACTGGCTGATCGGAAGTGA
- the zmp:0000001062 gene encoding GTPase IMAP family member 7, with product MVVGSLGENCPDIMPGSERGSTADLPPQRGEEMGDLGEQMEPLRIMLLGKSGVGKSSSGNTILGRTVFVSDMKLKRVTRHCEKETGTVKDVPVAVIDTPGLFETIKTKEDMVRDILKCVKLQEPGPHVFVLVVPVGRMTQEDQDTNTLIQTMFGPRVWDYTIVLFTHGDRLGGKTINDVITESEIDLRNFIRKCSGGFHVFDNKNPGDQEQVTSFVAKIQTLVALNGGHYYSTDLYPQPERKIREKQECLLAERNAEISRKETLLKEEHQGQDLEAKKKDLWRKEENKTRAEAEKYIRTTFILNWITFLGLIGVLIGLALQAPVVLILAGIVMFIGFFFKESILRLFMSGKIPWLSKKIQ from the exons ATGGTAGTCGGCAGCTTGGGTGAAAACTGCCCTGACATCATGCCTGGTTCAGAGCGAGGTAGCAcggcagaccttcctccgcagcgcggCGAAGAGATGGGGGATCTGGGGGAAC AGATGGAGCCCTTGAGGATCATGCTTCTTGGGAAGAGCGGGGTAGGCAAGAGCTCGAGTGGGAACACCATCCTCGGGCGGACGGTGTTTGTCTCAGACATGAAGCTGAAGAGAGTCACCAGACACTGTGAGAAAGAGACTGGGACGGTGAAGGATGTGCCTGTTGCTGTGATCGACACACCCGGCCTTTTTGAGACCATAAaaaccaaggaggacatggtGCGAGATATTCTCAAGTGTGTCAAACTCCAGGAACCGGGCCCTCACGTCTTTGTGCTAGTAGTCCCCGTAGGACGGATGACTCAGGAAGACCAAGATACCAACACACTGATCCAAACGATGTTTGGCCCGAGGGTGTGGGACTACACTATCGTGCTGTTCACGCACGGGGATCGCTTGGGTGGGAAAACGATCAACGATGTCATCACGGAGAGTGAGATCGACCTCCGCAACTTCATACGCAAGTGCAGCGGCGGCTTCCATGTCTTCGACAACAAGAACCCGGGGGACCAGGAGCAGGTGACGAGCTTCGTGGCCAAAATCCAGACCCTGGTGGCCCTGAATGGAGGCCATTATTACAGCACGGACCTGTATCCCCAACCGGAGAGGAAGATTAGGGAAAAACAGGAGTGCTTACTGGCGGAGAGAAATGCTGAGATCAGCCGCAAGGAGACACTGCTGAAGGAGGAACACCAGGGACAAGACCTGGAGGCGAAGAAGAAGGACCtgtggaggaaagaggagaacaAAACGAGAGCAGAGGCAGAGAAATACATCCGCACTACCTTCATTTTGAACTGGATCACCTTCCTGGGACTGATAGGAGTGCTAATAGGTCTGGCTCTTCAGGCACCAGTTGTGTTGATTCTGGCAGGGATTGTGATGTTCATTGGGTTTTTCTTCAAGGAGTCAATTCTTCGTCTGTTTATGTCTGGAAAAATACCGTGGCTTTCTAAGAAAATCCAATAG